In one Mucilaginibacter sp. PAMB04168 genomic region, the following are encoded:
- a CDS encoding DoxX family protein codes for MKKITIIYWILTGLFTFVMLGSAIPDVLMMDLAKQGFAEIQLPAYLLPFVGVAKVLGVIAILVPGYPRVKEWAYAGLTYDLLGAIYSVAASGKPAKDWAPMFVLIALAAGAYIYYHKKLKADILKKTNNSLPGNQSTAGFDTSFV; via the coding sequence ATGAAGAAGATCACAATTATTTACTGGATATTAACCGGCTTGTTCACTTTTGTAATGCTGGGCTCAGCCATACCCGATGTATTAATGATGGATTTGGCTAAGCAAGGCTTTGCCGAAATACAACTGCCGGCATACCTGCTTCCTTTTGTAGGTGTAGCAAAGGTGTTAGGCGTAATAGCCATACTGGTACCTGGCTATCCGCGTGTAAAGGAATGGGCTTACGCCGGCTTAACTTATGATTTGCTTGGCGCCATTTATTCCGTTGCCGCATCCGGCAAACCGGCAAAAGACTGGGCACCTATGTTTGTGCTGATTGCACTGGCAGCAGGCGCCTACATCTATTACCATAAAAAGCTAAAAGCCGACATCTTAAAAAAAACCAACAACAGCCTGCCAGGCAACCAGTCAACGGCAGGCTTCGATACATCGTTTGTATAA
- a CDS encoding pirin family protein, producing MKKNITIQYGGKNAKVDQLLVNRLLPHSSFSSVGPFVFLDHIYPTVLAPEIPLPPNGSFAHPHRGIATFSYLLSGALEHFDSRGNHGIIESGGAQWMKAGNGILHDEQRSAAFQQQGGLFHGMQFWINLPAKNKAEASEYKAVQSKDIPETQLPDDAGTLRVIIGVCGVEQSPVKTYSRQFIYHVKLNPKSGFAMPTKADFEYAAFIPANEVKINDTLSGKSELLIFDRSDENIELYNPGITPADIILFGGEPYVEPMVSKGPFVMNTPTEIAQAYDDFFEGKYGRIEYPVN from the coding sequence ATGAAAAAGAACATCACCATACAATACGGCGGTAAAAATGCTAAGGTAGATCAGTTACTGGTTAACCGTTTATTACCGCACAGTTCGTTCAGCAGCGTTGGCCCTTTTGTATTTTTAGATCATATTTACCCTACTGTATTGGCGCCGGAGATACCTTTGCCACCTAACGGGTCTTTTGCCCACCCGCACAGGGGAATTGCCACTTTTAGCTATTTACTAAGCGGCGCATTAGAGCATTTTGATAGCCGGGGCAACCACGGCATTATCGAATCGGGCGGTGCACAGTGGATGAAAGCCGGTAACGGCATTTTGCACGATGAGCAGCGAAGCGCAGCCTTTCAGCAACAAGGGGGCCTGTTTCATGGCATGCAATTTTGGATTAATTTACCTGCTAAAAACAAAGCTGAAGCGTCCGAATACAAAGCGGTACAGTCAAAAGACATACCTGAAACGCAGTTGCCCGATGATGCAGGCACCTTGCGCGTAATTATTGGTGTATGTGGTGTGGAGCAATCGCCTGTAAAAACTTACAGCAGGCAATTTATCTATCATGTCAAACTAAATCCAAAATCGGGCTTTGCCATGCCTACCAAGGCCGATTTTGAGTACGCTGCCTTTATACCAGCCAATGAGGTAAAAATAAATGATACCTTAAGCGGCAAAAGTGAATTGCTTATTTTTGATCGCAGTGATGAAAATATTGAACTTTATAATCCGGGCATCACACCGGCCGACATCATCCTGTTTGGCGGTGAGCCTTATGTAGAGCCTATGGTATCCAAAGGCCCGTTCGTGATGAATACACCGACCGAAATAGCACAGGCCTATGACGATTTTTTTGAAGGCAAATACGGCCGGATAGAATACCCTGTTAACTGA
- a CDS encoding SDR family oxidoreductase has product MENTSNQDPQKKYTSEPFPEQEQNVPGTLDEMQPKVDHGETSYKGTGKLQGRKAIITGGDSGIGRAVAIAFAREGADVLIAYLNEDKDAQDTAKYIEEAGRKAVLVPGDISEEAQCKKIIDTAVAEFGQIDILVNNAAFQMSRESLQEVSSEEWDRTFKTNIYPMFYLCKMAEEHMKPGSTVINTTSVNAYKPRPTLIAYASTKGAIQNFTANMAQLWAEKGIRVNCVAPGPIWTPLIPSTMSPDEVKSFGQDVPLGRAGQPVELAPAYVLLASEDSSYMTGSTIQVTGGSPTI; this is encoded by the coding sequence ATGGAAAACACAAGCAATCAAGACCCTCAGAAAAAGTATACCAGTGAGCCTTTTCCGGAACAGGAACAGAATGTACCCGGAACGCTGGACGAAATGCAACCCAAAGTTGATCATGGCGAGACCTCTTATAAAGGTACAGGCAAGCTGCAAGGCCGTAAAGCCATTATTACCGGCGGCGACTCGGGAATTGGCCGGGCTGTAGCCATTGCATTCGCCCGCGAAGGCGCTGATGTGCTCATAGCTTACTTAAACGAAGATAAAGACGCGCAGGATACTGCAAAATATATAGAAGAAGCAGGCAGAAAAGCGGTGCTGGTGCCCGGCGATATTAGTGAAGAAGCGCAATGCAAAAAAATTATCGACACGGCTGTTGCCGAGTTTGGCCAGATAGATATTTTGGTGAACAATGCTGCGTTCCAAATGTCGAGAGAATCATTGCAGGAAGTATCAAGCGAGGAGTGGGACCGTACGTTTAAAACCAACATTTACCCTATGTTTTACTTGTGCAAAATGGCTGAGGAACATATGAAACCCGGTAGCACGGTCATCAATACCACATCGGTTAATGCTTATAAGCCAAGGCCTACCCTTATTGCTTACGCCTCTACTAAGGGCGCTATTCAAAACTTTACGGCTAACATGGCACAATTATGGGCCGAAAAGGGCATCCGCGTAAACTGTGTAGCACCAGGCCCCATCTGGACGCCGCTCATCCCATCAACCATGAGCCCTGATGAAGTTAAATCATTTGGGCAGGATGTGCCGCTGGGCCGCGCTGGTCAGCCGGTAGAACTGGCCCCGGCCTATGTGTTACTCGCCTCAGAAGATTCGAGCTATATGACAGGTTCCACCATCCAGGTAACGGGTGGTTCTCCAACGATATAG
- a CDS encoding VOC family protein: MKRIDAYLFFEDNCREAMTFYHECFGGELFMQSVGDTPAASHMPPHMSNFIMHASIKNENVILMASDNCMGQPIIKGKDVSLAISCNSVEELNDLFARLCAGGKVISQPKLEFWGDTFGSLVDRYGFNWMLFHNANQ, encoded by the coding sequence ATGAAACGTATTGATGCTTACCTTTTTTTTGAAGACAACTGCCGCGAGGCTATGACCTTTTACCATGAGTGCTTTGGTGGAGAACTGTTTATGCAGTCTGTTGGCGATACACCGGCCGCCAGCCACATGCCGCCACATATGAGTAACTTTATAATGCATGCCAGCATTAAGAACGAGAATGTTATCTTAATGGCGTCCGACAACTGCATGGGCCAGCCTATTATAAAAGGCAAGGATGTAAGTCTGGCTATATCATGTAATAGTGTAGAGGAGTTGAATGATCTGTTTGCCAGGCTTTGTGCAGGTGGTAAAGTAATTAGCCAGCCCAAGCTTGAGTTTTGGGGTGATACGTTTGGCTCATTAGTAGATAGGTACGGCTTTAATTGGATGCTGTTTCACAATGCCAACCAATAG
- a CDS encoding helix-turn-helix domain-containing protein encodes MKHISILVPKGAILGSLEGSRQLLTQVNHFFAAKGLAPVFKVELVGLDKATPITGGLFTVNTNVVLDDVKKTDLIIIPALDGEITRAVENNKEFIPWIIKQYQNGAEVASLCMGAFLLASTGLLTGKKCATHWMAANDFKRMFPDVELVTEKIITDEQGIYSSGGAFSYLNLILYLIEKYAGREMAVLSSKVFAIEMERSSQSPFIIFQGQKDHADDPIKKAQEFIENNYQEKITVEQLASMFALGRRNLERRFKKATANTVIEYIQRVKIEAAKMSLENTRENVNEVMYNVGYTDTKAFRTTFKRITGLSPIEYRNKYQREVAA; translated from the coding sequence ATGAAGCACATTTCAATCTTAGTACCTAAAGGAGCTATTCTGGGAAGCCTGGAAGGCTCAAGACAATTACTCACGCAAGTGAATCATTTTTTTGCCGCCAAAGGGCTGGCCCCTGTATTTAAGGTTGAGCTGGTGGGGCTAGATAAAGCTACGCCCATTACAGGTGGCTTATTTACGGTGAATACCAATGTGGTGCTTGATGATGTGAAAAAAACAGATCTCATTATTATCCCAGCTTTAGATGGTGAGATTACCCGTGCTGTAGAAAATAATAAAGAATTTATCCCCTGGATTATTAAGCAGTATCAAAACGGCGCCGAAGTGGCCAGTTTGTGCATGGGCGCATTTTTGCTGGCTTCAACCGGCTTGCTTACGGGCAAAAAATGTGCGACCCACTGGATGGCTGCAAATGATTTTAAACGCATGTTCCCGGATGTGGAGCTGGTAACCGAAAAGATCATCACCGACGAGCAGGGCATTTATTCAAGCGGAGGGGCGTTTTCTTATCTAAATCTTATTTTATACCTGATTGAGAAGTATGCCGGCCGCGAAATGGCCGTGCTGAGTTCAAAAGTGTTTGCTATTGAAATGGAACGCAGCAGCCAATCGCCGTTTATCATCTTTCAGGGGCAGAAAGATCATGCCGATGATCCGATCAAAAAAGCGCAGGAATTTATTGAGAACAACTACCAGGAAAAAATTACGGTAGAGCAATTAGCTTCCATGTTTGCCTTAGGCCGGCGTAATTTGGAACGGCGCTTTAAAAAGGCTACTGCCAATACTGTGATAGAGTATATACAGCGTGTAAAAATAGAAGCCGCCAAAATGAGTTTAGAAAACACGCGCGAGAACGTGAATGAAGTAATGTATAATGTAGGTTATACCGATACCAAAGCCTTCCGGACTACCTTTAAACGCATTACCGGCTTATCACCTATTGAGTACCGTAACAAGTACCAGCGCGAGGTAGCGGCGTAG
- a CDS encoding GAF domain-containing protein: MGIEQFENNPFQLCISFHLLIEHLEKVANEESGYASERAQALLKEIEPYPELRDGINDDKQLQKDLPVIRNLLADLFPPALTNNEIKAVTIPFHSLLFNRTQRLKNIMKGAGDQFDVTIRDFDEHQFYVMSCCLILNELYNTHLDFGKPMFYDIPTAEGIIKHYRILYNADFLDIIPTEKSRKLTAQEIDTLINNYDDLSLWMEMFPPGSYILKGFAILSMFDATIENAVSVLKGTLLTTLNDVNVEQDFESIFRSIYKIPDLNVGFTAFDPEENKFSSIANMRKIKSYMLNDSLEAICTDILGPKSYKAIMGKSEFFAISNSKKFFLEHPDSELAHQFLKQNIQSFILAPVMKDGLLLGILELASHRPGELNSVNAHKLEVVMPFLVNTIDRQISFRQNRIQAVIQNEYTTLHPSVQWKFRKEAQKYIERRDNHRDYELREVVFENVYPLYGQIDIKGSSDLRNRSTQKDLNNQLEAVISIVKQLYSVEKKAAAYLQKLQEYKLLTADLSALIRADVEQHIQNFIEGKVHPLLQRFLDNEQFKAEIEDYFKQLDKSKGSYYTYRRKYDDTVSTINQKMATMLDEMQVAAQQIFPHYYERFKTDGVEHNLYIGASITPNRAFLPAHFHNLRFWQLQTLCEMERAHHQYKDSLPYQLDVTTLILAYSTTLSIRFRMDEKRFDVDGTYNARFEIVKKRIDKAYIKGTRERITQAGKIAIVYASDTEEKEYRDHIRQLQAKGILAEHIEDIEIEDLQSISGLKALRVQILHYTPVETPDALTNINRTF; this comes from the coding sequence ATGGGCATCGAGCAATTCGAAAATAATCCTTTTCAGCTTTGCATCTCTTTTCACCTGCTTATTGAGCACCTGGAAAAAGTTGCGAACGAAGAAAGCGGTTATGCTTCCGAGCGAGCCCAAGCCCTGCTCAAAGAAATTGAACCCTACCCTGAGCTGAGGGACGGCATTAATGATGATAAGCAGCTCCAAAAAGATTTACCTGTAATCAGGAATCTGCTGGCCGATTTGTTTCCGCCGGCTTTAACCAACAATGAGATTAAGGCCGTAACTATACCCTTTCATAGCTTACTGTTTAACCGTACGCAACGGTTAAAGAATATAATGAAAGGCGCCGGTGACCAGTTCGATGTTACTATCCGCGATTTTGATGAGCACCAGTTCTATGTGATGAGCTGCTGCCTTATCCTAAACGAACTTTATAATACACACCTTGACTTCGGCAAGCCGATGTTTTACGATATTCCTACCGCTGAGGGCATTATAAAACATTACCGCATTTTGTACAATGCCGATTTTTTAGATATCATTCCTACCGAAAAATCACGTAAGCTGACAGCGCAAGAGATTGATACGCTCATCAATAATTATGATGATCTTAGCTTGTGGATGGAAATGTTCCCGCCGGGAAGTTATATTCTGAAAGGTTTTGCCATACTCAGCATGTTCGATGCTACTATTGAAAACGCTGTATCGGTACTGAAAGGCACACTGTTAACCACCCTGAACGATGTGAACGTAGAGCAGGATTTTGAGTCCATCTTCCGTTCCATTTATAAGATCCCTGATCTTAACGTGGGTTTTACTGCTTTTGACCCTGAAGAAAATAAGTTTAGCAGCATTGCCAACATGCGCAAAATAAAAAGCTACATGCTGAATGACAGCCTGGAGGCGATTTGCACAGACATACTGGGACCAAAATCATACAAAGCCATTATGGGCAAAAGCGAGTTTTTTGCCATATCTAACAGCAAGAAATTCTTTTTAGAACATCCGGATAGTGAACTGGCGCACCAGTTCCTGAAACAAAATATCCAAAGCTTTATCCTGGCGCCGGTAATGAAAGATGGCTTGTTGCTGGGCATCCTGGAACTGGCCTCGCACCGGCCGGGCGAACTGAATAGTGTGAACGCCCACAAACTGGAAGTGGTGATGCCGTTTTTGGTAAATACCATAGACAGACAAATATCTTTCAGGCAAAACCGTATACAGGCTGTAATACAAAACGAGTACACCACCCTGCACCCGAGCGTACAATGGAAATTCCGCAAGGAGGCACAAAAATATATTGAACGGCGCGACAATCACCGCGATTATGAACTGCGCGAAGTAGTGTTCGAAAACGTTTATCCGCTTTACGGGCAAATCGACATCAAAGGCTCTTCCGACTTGCGGAACCGCAGCACACAAAAGGATCTGAACAACCAGCTTGAAGCTGTAATCAGTATTGTGAAGCAGCTATACAGCGTTGAAAAGAAAGCAGCTGCCTACCTGCAAAAGCTACAGGAGTACAAACTGCTTACCGCTGATCTATCTGCCCTTATCCGGGCAGATGTGGAGCAGCATATCCAAAACTTTATTGAAGGAAAGGTTCATCCCCTGCTGCAACGTTTTTTAGATAACGAGCAGTTTAAAGCCGAAATTGAGGATTACTTTAAACAACTGGATAAGAGCAAAGGCAGTTACTATACTTATCGCCGCAAATATGATGATACGGTATCAACCATTAATCAAAAAATGGCTACCATGTTGGATGAAATGCAAGTGGCAGCCCAACAAATTTTTCCGCACTATTACGAGCGCTTTAAAACGGATGGTGTTGAACATAACCTGTACATTGGTGCATCCATTACGCCTAACAGGGCATTTTTACCGGCACACTTCCATAACCTACGCTTTTGGCAGCTGCAGACCTTATGCGAAATGGAGCGTGCTCATCATCAGTACAAAGACTCGCTCCCTTACCAGCTTGATGTAACCACGCTCATTTTAGCTTATAGCACCACCTTATCCATCCGTTTTAGGATGGATGAAAAACGTTTTGATGTAGACGGCACCTACAATGCCCGTTTCGAAATCGTAAAAAAACGGATTGATAAAGCTTACATCAAAGGCACCCGCGAACGCATTACACAGGCAGGCAAAATTGCCATTGTTTATGCCAGCGATACTGAGGAAAAAGAATACCGCGATCACATCAGGCAATTGCAGGCTAAAGGCATACTGGCCGAGCATATTGAGGATATAGAGATAGAAGATCTGCAAAGCATATCGGGTCTTAAAGCGTTGCGGGTACAAATACTGCATTATACTCCTGTTGAAACGCCGGATGCCTTGACAAATATCAACCGCACTTTTTGA
- a CDS encoding BamA/TamA family outer membrane protein translates to MFTKLTLLSTLMAIAALSLAQSRTAQPPVARFSDSVTIKVHPSYDSVSGIHRWLFGENYRKEWATPVKVPLIKVSEVYGGLKPVREGGGMQSKSLRLVDKQGKEWVIRSVEKTPEKILPPNFKGTFAVDWIDDALSSQHPFSALVVPPLADAAGVPHANPIIGVMAPDAALGEYSKVFNGLVVLLEEREPTGKSDNTIKMMRELKEDNDTRFNSEQFVRARMLDLLLADWDRHEDQWRWGYEKKGNQKVYYAVPRDRDQVFHLSEGIAPSLAALPWINPTLDHFGGDIPRVQYSLFKTRFIQPYPDGQISYADWMRLANEFVKAETDAVLEAGLKRLPPEMYKLRHDELLAKLKQRRNNIPAAMDRYYRFINETVDLRTTDKNERINITDAPNKGMRVQILKSGKSGNVKDAALLDMVYNPAITREIRLYVEGGNDEVVVNNSASPIKLRIIGTSGSKTYNVTELAGSVKVYGLKDNVTIHDNAGRVSSHLSNDTSNTRFVQNNPYNVWMPLATAAINADDGFLLGLGFKHTRREGFRKLPYASVQQLLITHSFATEAFRIRYNGEWIDAFGKADFTLNAFAQAPDNTLNFFGRGNQTVLNKFDGYRRYYRTRYDTYQIDPALRWHTGEGTTISAGPSIQFFHLDLSDNTGRFISNSRLINSYDSATVNKDKAHVGLLVNFNSNQRNNNLLPSKGYYLNVTLQGYTGLNEYSRSFIQIKPEFTYYQKLNASGSIVVSNRVGGGVSIGKPAFYQSMFLGGQGNLLGYLQNRFAGDHMVYNNLQARAKLFDIASYVLPGQLGITGFYDAGRVWVKGESSDQWHTGTGGGLYFSPASLTIFQLLAGHSKEGWYPYISLNFRL, encoded by the coding sequence ATGTTCACCAAACTCACTCTTTTAAGCACTTTAATGGCAATTGCCGCTTTAAGCCTCGCCCAAAGCCGTACTGCCCAGCCGCCAGTTGCACGGTTCAGTGACAGCGTAACTATTAAAGTACACCCTTCTTACGATAGTGTGAGTGGCATTCACCGCTGGCTGTTTGGTGAAAATTACCGTAAAGAGTGGGCTACGCCCGTTAAAGTGCCGCTTATTAAAGTATCTGAAGTTTACGGCGGTTTAAAGCCCGTACGTGAGGGTGGTGGCATGCAATCTAAATCATTGCGCCTGGTAGATAAGCAAGGCAAGGAATGGGTGATACGCAGCGTAGAGAAAACGCCTGAAAAGATTTTGCCGCCTAATTTTAAAGGCACTTTTGCGGTAGATTGGATTGATGATGCGCTGAGCAGTCAGCACCCATTTTCGGCACTGGTAGTGCCGCCCTTGGCCGATGCGGCAGGCGTACCGCATGCCAACCCAATTATTGGTGTTATGGCGCCCGATGCTGCTTTAGGTGAGTATAGCAAAGTTTTTAACGGCTTGGTAGTATTATTAGAAGAACGCGAACCTACGGGCAAATCAGACAATACGATAAAAATGATGCGGGAACTGAAGGAGGATAATGATACCCGCTTTAATTCCGAGCAATTTGTACGTGCCCGTATGCTGGACTTACTGCTGGCCGACTGGGACCGCCATGAGGACCAGTGGCGCTGGGGGTATGAAAAGAAAGGCAACCAAAAAGTGTATTACGCTGTACCGCGAGACCGCGACCAGGTGTTTCACTTAAGCGAAGGCATAGCCCCAAGCCTGGCAGCCCTGCCTTGGATCAACCCAACACTCGATCACTTTGGTGGTGATATTCCCCGGGTGCAGTACTCCCTTTTTAAAACCCGCTTTATACAGCCCTATCCTGATGGACAGATTAGCTACGCAGACTGGATGCGCCTGGCCAACGAGTTTGTAAAAGCCGAGACAGATGCCGTACTGGAAGCCGGCCTTAAACGACTGCCGCCCGAAATGTACAAGCTGCGCCATGATGAACTGTTAGCAAAACTGAAACAACGCCGCAACAATATTCCTGCGGCTATGGATAGATACTACCGCTTCATTAACGAAACCGTTGACCTGCGTACCACAGATAAGAACGAACGGATCAATATAACCGATGCCCCTAACAAAGGCATGCGGGTGCAGATTTTAAAATCAGGCAAAAGCGGTAACGTTAAGGATGCTGCTTTGCTGGATATGGTTTACAATCCGGCCATAACACGTGAGATAAGACTGTATGTAGAGGGTGGTAATGACGAGGTAGTGGTAAACAACAGTGCATCGCCCATTAAACTGCGAATTATTGGCACCAGCGGAAGTAAAACTTATAACGTGACGGAATTAGCTGGCAGTGTGAAGGTATACGGTTTAAAAGACAATGTAACCATACACGATAATGCAGGCCGGGTAAGCAGCCACTTATCGAATGATACTTCAAACACCCGCTTTGTTCAAAACAATCCATACAACGTATGGATGCCGCTGGCAACCGCAGCTATTAATGCAGATGATGGTTTTTTATTAGGGCTGGGCTTTAAGCATACCCGCCGCGAAGGCTTTCGTAAACTACCTTATGCCAGTGTGCAGCAATTACTGATTACACACTCTTTTGCAACAGAAGCTTTCCGTATACGCTATAACGGTGAATGGATTGATGCCTTTGGCAAGGCCGATTTTACCCTAAATGCCTTTGCCCAGGCACCAGATAATACGCTTAACTTTTTTGGCCGTGGTAACCAAACCGTTCTAAACAAATTTGATGGCTACCGGCGTTATTATCGCACGCGTTATGACACCTACCAGATTGATCCGGCCCTGCGCTGGCATACCGGCGAGGGAACCACCATTAGTGCAGGTCCGTCAATTCAATTTTTCCATTTGGATTTAAGCGATAACACGGGTCGTTTTATCAGTAACAGCCGCCTTATTAACTCGTATGACAGCGCTACTGTTAATAAAGACAAAGCACATGTAGGTTTATTGGTAAACTTTAACAGCAACCAACGCAATAATAACCTGCTACCTAGTAAGGGCTATTACCTTAACGTAACGCTGCAAGGCTATACCGGGCTAAACGAATATAGCAGATCTTTCATCCAGATTAAGCCCGAGTTTACTTATTATCAGAAACTAAACGCCAGCGGTTCCATTGTCGTATCAAACCGTGTGGGTGGTGGTGTAAGTATTGGCAAACCTGCCTTTTACCAATCCATGTTTTTAGGCGGGCAAGGCAACTTGTTGGGCTATCTGCAAAACCGTTTTGCGGGCGATCACATGGTGTACAATAATCTGCAGGCACGTGCTAAATTGTTTGATATTGCCAGTTATGTACTCCCGGGCCAACTAGGTATTACAGGCTTTTATGACGCAGGCCGCGTTTGGGTAAAAGGTGAAAGCTCTGATCAATGGCACACTGGTACCGGCGGCGGGCTGTACTTTTCGCCTGCCTCCTTAACCATATTTCAGTTACTGGCCGGGCACTCTAAGGAGGGTTGGTATCCCTACATTTCTCTAAACTTCAGGCTGTAA
- a CDS encoding Crp/Fnr family transcriptional regulator encodes MFEPLFHYIENYSSMTLTKEDQQLIQDAFKHKRLRKKQYYLQEGDISKYIGFVIKGALRMYSVDQKGHEHIVRFGVENWWMGDYESFNMLTPTKFNIDAVEDSDLLLVTNPQIQELQAKVPAVAAMVRMLDQRSNIATQNRIHAAISLTAEERYQHLQDTYPGFLQRFPQNMIASYLGISPETLSRIRKHSIVNKKVG; translated from the coding sequence ATGTTCGAGCCGCTTTTCCACTACATTGAAAACTATTCGTCCATGACGCTTACCAAAGAGGATCAACAATTAATTCAGGATGCCTTTAAACACAAGCGGCTACGCAAAAAACAATACTATTTACAGGAAGGCGATATAAGTAAATATATTGGCTTTGTGATAAAAGGTGCCCTGCGCATGTACTCGGTAGACCAGAAAGGACATGAGCACATTGTACGCTTTGGTGTAGAGAACTGGTGGATGGGTGATTATGAGAGCTTCAACATGCTTACCCCTACCAAATTTAATATAGACGCGGTTGAAGATTCGGATCTGTTACTGGTTACCAACCCCCAAATACAAGAGCTACAGGCAAAAGTACCGGCCGTAGCAGCCATGGTACGCATGCTCGATCAACGCAGCAACATTGCTACCCAAAACCGCATACATGCCGCCATCAGTTTAACCGCCGAGGAGCGCTACCAGCATTTACAGGACACCTACCCCGGCTTTTTACAGCGCTTTCCGCAAAACATGATCGCCTCTTACCTGGGCATTTCGCCCGAAACGCTGAGTCGCATACGCAAGCATAGTATAGTCAATAAAAAAGTGGGGTGA
- a CDS encoding dihydrofolate reductase family protein, which produces MRKLVLSINITMDGLMAGPHGELDWHYAHWSDEMALESNRHLQLMGAIIVGRVTYEAMVRYWSQVAVSPLTSDRDRSYAHLICGLPKIVFSYTMQELSKPQSKLAKGRLVDEVMYLKHQAGKDIISWGGINMAHALIEADLVDEYWLWVAPVILQEGVPLFINLQRRQRLKLIKMHAFSNGVTLFKYQV; this is translated from the coding sequence ATGCGCAAATTAGTACTCTCCATAAACATCACGATGGATGGCCTGATGGCCGGCCCCCACGGTGAACTGGACTGGCACTATGCACACTGGAGTGATGAAATGGCCCTGGAAAGTAATCGCCACTTGCAATTAATGGGTGCCATTATAGTAGGCAGGGTTACTTACGAGGCCATGGTGAGATATTGGTCGCAGGTGGCGGTAAGCCCTTTAACGTCTGACAGAGACAGGAGCTATGCCCACTTAATTTGCGGTTTGCCTAAAATTGTGTTTTCCTACACAATGCAAGAGCTGAGCAAACCGCAATCTAAACTGGCTAAAGGCCGGCTGGTTGACGAGGTAATGTACCTGAAGCACCAAGCGGGTAAAGATATTATATCATGGGGTGGTATAAACATGGCGCATGCCTTAATTGAAGCTGACCTGGTTGATGAATACTGGCTTTGGGTAGCGCCTGTAATATTGCAAGAGGGCGTGCCTTTATTCATTAACCTGCAACGAAGGCAACGTCTCAAGCTCATTAAAATGCATGCATTTAGCAATGGTGTAACGCTATTTAAATACCAAGTATAA